The Benincasa hispida cultivar B227 chromosome 11, ASM972705v1, whole genome shotgun sequence genome has a segment encoding these proteins:
- the LOC120089746 gene encoding phosphoglucan phosphatase LSF1, chloroplastic isoform X1, producing the protein MAVLQLPCVRIIDYSSSPLLRGSKSSLFWGRDLCFGNGGIRDGRRVKASFNGRVVKVFAMSDSSSSSFKMNLNEYMVTLEKPLGIRFAISVDGRIFVHSLKKGGNAEKSRIIMVGDTLKKASDSSGVKLTETKDFGDTQMMLKEKAGSFSLVLERPFSPFPIQQLLLSNDLDILFNRGRVPIATWKKEVLASNLQTSDASSGNSGFATFSSKFSTAQGWKLLNDQIEDVKSHIQRNILTPQISQLVGIFTEEEPGDGEWAHGSFPLDEYVKALERSKGELYYDHSRGMSYSKITEQIYVGSCIQTEADVEALSNNVGVTAVLNFQSATEAENWGINSKLINESCQKCDILMISYPIREGDSYDLRKKLPFCVGLLLRLLKKNHRVFITCTSGFDRSPASVIAYLHWMTDTSLHAAYNFITSLHSCKPDRPAIAWATWDLIAMVENGRHDGPPTHAVTFIWNGQEGEDVNLVGDFTGNWKEPVKASHKGGPRYEVEMKLPQGKYYYKYITNGQWRHSTSSPAERDDRGNVNNVIVIGDTASVRPSVQPQKKDANIVKVIERPLTENERFMLAKAARCVAFSVCPIRLTPK; encoded by the exons ATGGCGGTTCTGCAGCTTCCTTGTGTGAGGATTATTGATTATTCATCTTCCCCATTGTTGAGAGGAAGTAAATCGTCGTTGTTTTGGGGAAGAGATTTGTGCTTTGGAAATGGAGGTATTAGGGATGGTCGGAGAGTGAAAGCTTCATTCAATGGTCGAGTTGTTAAGGTTTTCGCCATGTCCGAtagttcttcttcttcgtttaaGATGAATCTCAATGAGTACATGGTTACTCTTGAGAAACCGCTCGGCATTCGGTTCGCGATTTCCGTCGATGGAAGAATCTTCGTTCACTCGCTTAAGAAAGGG GGTAATGCTGAGAAGTCAAGAATAATCATGGTGGGAGACACTTTAAAGAAGGCAAGCGATTCATCAGGCGTCAAGCTCACTGAGACTAAAGACTTTGGTGATACACA GATGATGCTGAAGGAGAAGGCAGGATCTTTTAGCCTGGTTCTTGAAAgacctttttctccttttcctaTTCAACAGCTTCTGCTTTCAAAcgatttagatattttatttaacagAGGTCGAGTGCCTATTGCTACTTGGAAGAAAGAAGTTTTGGCATCAAATTTACAAACATCTGATGCAAGCAGTGGGAACTCTGGCTTTGCAACTTTCTCCTCTAAGTTCTCAACAGCACAAGGTTGGAAACTTCTTAACGATCAAATTGAAGATGTAAAATCACATATACAGAGAAACATTCTCACACCTCAAATCAGCCAACTTGTTGGTATATTTACTGAAGAGGAGCCTGGAGATGGAGAATGGGCTCATGGGAGCTTCCCCCTAGATGAATATGTCAAGGCATTAGAACGGTCTAAAGGGGAGCTATATTATGATCACTCTCGTGGTATGAGCTATAGTAAG ATCACGGAGCAAATCTATGTGGGGTCATGTATACAGACTGAAGCAGACGTAGAGGCTTTGTCAAACAACGTG GGAGTCACCGCTGTACTGAATTTTCAAAGTGCAACTGAGGCAGAAAACTGGGGGATTAATTCCAAGTTAATCAATGAGTCGTGCCAAAAATGTGATATTCTAATGATCAGCTATCCTATCAG GGAAGGAGATTCTTATGATTTGAGGAAAAAACTACCATTCTGTGTGGGTCTACTTTTACGACTGTTAAAAAAGAACCATCGAGTTTTTATAACTTGTACCTCTGGTTTCGATCGATCTCCAGCAAGTGTGATTGCATATCTACACTGGATGACCGATACTTCTCTTCATGCAGCTTATAATTTTATCACCAGTTTGCATTCCTGCAAACCTGACAG GCCTGCGATTGCTTGGGCAACCTGGGATCTCATAGCAATGGTGGAAAATGGAAGGCATGATGGACCGCCCACTCATGCCGTTACCTTCATATGGAATGGTCAAGAG GGGGAGGATGTAAATTTGGTTGGAGATTTTACTGGTAACTGGAAAGAACCGGTAAAGGCTAGTCACAAGGGTGGGCCTAGATATGAAGTAGAAATGAAACTTCCTCAGGGGAA GTATTACTATAAGTACATCACAAATGGTCAGTGGAGGCACTCAACATCTTCACCTGCTGAAAGAGACGATAGGGGGAATGTCAACAATGTAATAGTCATCGGCGACACTGCCAGTGTTAGGCCTTCGGTTCAACCGCAAAAAAAA GATGCAAATATCGTGAAGGTAATTGAAAGACCGCTGACAGAAAATGAGCGATTCATGTTGGCGAAAGCGGCTCGTTGTGTTGCCTTTTCAGTATGTCCAATTAGATTAACTCCCAAGTAG
- the LOC120089746 gene encoding phosphoglucan phosphatase LSF1, chloroplastic isoform X3 has translation MMLKEKAGSFSLVLERPFSPFPIQQLLLSNDLDILFNRGRVPIATWKKEVLASNLQTSDASSGNSGFATFSSKFSTAQGWKLLNDQIEDVKSHIQRNILTPQISQLVGIFTEEEPGDGEWAHGSFPLDEYVKALERSKGELYYDHSRGMSYSKITEQIYVGSCIQTEADVEALSNNVGVTAVLNFQSATEAENWGINSKLINESCQKCDILMISYPIREGDSYDLRKKLPFCVGLLLRLLKKNHRVFITCTSGFDRSPASVIAYLHWMTDTSLHAAYNFITSLHSCKPDRPAIAWATWDLIAMVENGRHDGPPTHAVTFIWNGQEGEDVNLVGDFTGNWKEPVKASHKGGPRYEVEMKLPQGKYYYKYITNGQWRHSTSSPAERDDRGNVNNVIVIGDTASVRPSVQPQKKDANIVKVIERPLTENERFMLAKAARCVAFSVCPIRLTPK, from the exons ATGATGCTGAAGGAGAAGGCAGGATCTTTTAGCCTGGTTCTTGAAAgacctttttctccttttcctaTTCAACAGCTTCTGCTTTCAAAcgatttagatattttatttaacagAGGTCGAGTGCCTATTGCTACTTGGAAGAAAGAAGTTTTGGCATCAAATTTACAAACATCTGATGCAAGCAGTGGGAACTCTGGCTTTGCAACTTTCTCCTCTAAGTTCTCAACAGCACAAGGTTGGAAACTTCTTAACGATCAAATTGAAGATGTAAAATCACATATACAGAGAAACATTCTCACACCTCAAATCAGCCAACTTGTTGGTATATTTACTGAAGAGGAGCCTGGAGATGGAGAATGGGCTCATGGGAGCTTCCCCCTAGATGAATATGTCAAGGCATTAGAACGGTCTAAAGGGGAGCTATATTATGATCACTCTCGTGGTATGAGCTATAGTAAG ATCACGGAGCAAATCTATGTGGGGTCATGTATACAGACTGAAGCAGACGTAGAGGCTTTGTCAAACAACGTG GGAGTCACCGCTGTACTGAATTTTCAAAGTGCAACTGAGGCAGAAAACTGGGGGATTAATTCCAAGTTAATCAATGAGTCGTGCCAAAAATGTGATATTCTAATGATCAGCTATCCTATCAG GGAAGGAGATTCTTATGATTTGAGGAAAAAACTACCATTCTGTGTGGGTCTACTTTTACGACTGTTAAAAAAGAACCATCGAGTTTTTATAACTTGTACCTCTGGTTTCGATCGATCTCCAGCAAGTGTGATTGCATATCTACACTGGATGACCGATACTTCTCTTCATGCAGCTTATAATTTTATCACCAGTTTGCATTCCTGCAAACCTGACAG GCCTGCGATTGCTTGGGCAACCTGGGATCTCATAGCAATGGTGGAAAATGGAAGGCATGATGGACCGCCCACTCATGCCGTTACCTTCATATGGAATGGTCAAGAG GGGGAGGATGTAAATTTGGTTGGAGATTTTACTGGTAACTGGAAAGAACCGGTAAAGGCTAGTCACAAGGGTGGGCCTAGATATGAAGTAGAAATGAAACTTCCTCAGGGGAA GTATTACTATAAGTACATCACAAATGGTCAGTGGAGGCACTCAACATCTTCACCTGCTGAAAGAGACGATAGGGGGAATGTCAACAATGTAATAGTCATCGGCGACACTGCCAGTGTTAGGCCTTCGGTTCAACCGCAAAAAAAA GATGCAAATATCGTGAAGGTAATTGAAAGACCGCTGACAGAAAATGAGCGATTCATGTTGGCGAAAGCGGCTCGTTGTGTTGCCTTTTCAGTATGTCCAATTAGATTAACTCCCAAGTAG
- the LOC120089746 gene encoding phosphoglucan phosphatase LSF1, chloroplastic isoform X2 — protein MAVLQLPCVRIIDYSSSPLLRGSKSSLFWGRDLCFGNGGIRDGRRVKASFNGRVVKVFAMSDSSSSSFKMNLNEYMVTLEKPLGIRFAISVDGRIFVHSLKKGGNAEKSRIIMVGDTLKKASDSSGVKLTETKDFGDTQMMLKEKAGSFSLVLERPFSPFPIQQLLLSNDLDILFNRGRVPIATWKKEVLASNLQTSDASSGNSGFATFSSKFSTAQGWKLLNDQIEDVKSHIQRNILTPQISQLVGIFTEEEPGDGEWAHGSFPLDEYVKALERSKGELYYDHSRGMSYSKITEQIYVGSCIQTEADVEALSNNVGVTAVLNFQSATEAENWGINSKLINESCQKCDILMISYPIREGDSYDLRKKLPFCVGLLLRLLKKNHRVFITCTSGFDRSPASVIAYLHWMTDTSLHAAYNFITSLHSCKPDRPAIAWATWDLIAMVENGRHDGPPTHAVTFIWNGQEGEDVNLVGDFTGNWKEPVKASHKGGPRYEVEMKLPQGKYYYKYITNGQWRHSTSSPAERDDRGNVNNVIVIGDTASVRPSVQPQKKVRCKYREGN, from the exons ATGGCGGTTCTGCAGCTTCCTTGTGTGAGGATTATTGATTATTCATCTTCCCCATTGTTGAGAGGAAGTAAATCGTCGTTGTTTTGGGGAAGAGATTTGTGCTTTGGAAATGGAGGTATTAGGGATGGTCGGAGAGTGAAAGCTTCATTCAATGGTCGAGTTGTTAAGGTTTTCGCCATGTCCGAtagttcttcttcttcgtttaaGATGAATCTCAATGAGTACATGGTTACTCTTGAGAAACCGCTCGGCATTCGGTTCGCGATTTCCGTCGATGGAAGAATCTTCGTTCACTCGCTTAAGAAAGGG GGTAATGCTGAGAAGTCAAGAATAATCATGGTGGGAGACACTTTAAAGAAGGCAAGCGATTCATCAGGCGTCAAGCTCACTGAGACTAAAGACTTTGGTGATACACA GATGATGCTGAAGGAGAAGGCAGGATCTTTTAGCCTGGTTCTTGAAAgacctttttctccttttcctaTTCAACAGCTTCTGCTTTCAAAcgatttagatattttatttaacagAGGTCGAGTGCCTATTGCTACTTGGAAGAAAGAAGTTTTGGCATCAAATTTACAAACATCTGATGCAAGCAGTGGGAACTCTGGCTTTGCAACTTTCTCCTCTAAGTTCTCAACAGCACAAGGTTGGAAACTTCTTAACGATCAAATTGAAGATGTAAAATCACATATACAGAGAAACATTCTCACACCTCAAATCAGCCAACTTGTTGGTATATTTACTGAAGAGGAGCCTGGAGATGGAGAATGGGCTCATGGGAGCTTCCCCCTAGATGAATATGTCAAGGCATTAGAACGGTCTAAAGGGGAGCTATATTATGATCACTCTCGTGGTATGAGCTATAGTAAG ATCACGGAGCAAATCTATGTGGGGTCATGTATACAGACTGAAGCAGACGTAGAGGCTTTGTCAAACAACGTG GGAGTCACCGCTGTACTGAATTTTCAAAGTGCAACTGAGGCAGAAAACTGGGGGATTAATTCCAAGTTAATCAATGAGTCGTGCCAAAAATGTGATATTCTAATGATCAGCTATCCTATCAG GGAAGGAGATTCTTATGATTTGAGGAAAAAACTACCATTCTGTGTGGGTCTACTTTTACGACTGTTAAAAAAGAACCATCGAGTTTTTATAACTTGTACCTCTGGTTTCGATCGATCTCCAGCAAGTGTGATTGCATATCTACACTGGATGACCGATACTTCTCTTCATGCAGCTTATAATTTTATCACCAGTTTGCATTCCTGCAAACCTGACAG GCCTGCGATTGCTTGGGCAACCTGGGATCTCATAGCAATGGTGGAAAATGGAAGGCATGATGGACCGCCCACTCATGCCGTTACCTTCATATGGAATGGTCAAGAG GGGGAGGATGTAAATTTGGTTGGAGATTTTACTGGTAACTGGAAAGAACCGGTAAAGGCTAGTCACAAGGGTGGGCCTAGATATGAAGTAGAAATGAAACTTCCTCAGGGGAA GTATTACTATAAGTACATCACAAATGGTCAGTGGAGGCACTCAACATCTTCACCTGCTGAAAGAGACGATAGGGGGAATGTCAACAATGTAATAGTCATCGGCGACACTGCCAGTGTTAGGCCTTCGGTTCAACCGCAAAAAAAAGTAA GATGCAAATATCGTGAAGGTAATTGA